Below is a window of Desmonostoc muscorum LEGE 12446 DNA.
CATCCCCAGCAACCAAACATAACAGAGTTAGTAATAATGGATTTTTTGCTAATTGTTTGATAGATGGATTTTCATTTAACCTCCGCAAAAAATTTTCTAATTTATCCTGATTTGGGCTTTTGCTAAACCATTTATTTATAAAAGCTTCTATTTCTTGATCGTCAAAATCTGCTATCTCTACTTCTACGAATTTTTGAAAATTATATTCACAAGCTGCATGACGACAAGTAATAATCATATAATTTTTACTATACCTTTTATTGAAATCCTCGATACTTTTATGTACATCATCAGTATCTCTAGCTAAAACTTCATCTAAGCCATCTAATAAAATCAAGCATTTACCCTTGTCCAAGTAGTCTATGATTAATTGGTCTACATCGCTCCGAATATGTTTTAATTGTTCGGGAATCCATTGAGCAAACTCTTGAAGAATACAATTAAATAAGCTTTGTCTGTTTTCAGATTCTGCAAATTTTTTCAGCGATATAAAAAAGGGCAAAGGTTTTTCTGATGTATCCTCCTGTTCGGTAAAACCATGCATGGCTATATACTTTAAAAAAGTAGTTTTACCTGCTCCTGCCATCCCCCATATCATCAGCCTTTGGTGTTTTTTTACTACGTCTAGACCTGGAACCCCTTTTTGGTGGACTATCTGACCAAATCTGTTACAATCTAGACTATTATCTTCTAATTCTTGTATACTTTTTGCTCGTTGTCCTTTGATACTTTCAATAATATTTACCTTGATAAAAATATCGTCCAAAGAAATAGGTTCTCTCATGGATAATACTTTGACAGTGTTACATTCTTTGATTAGATGCTCTAGATAAGAATCTAACCAGCTTTGTTGTACAAATCTAGATGCAGTTCCAGGAGCAAATTTTTTTACTGCTTGTTGATAACTTGTACATTCTTTTAGTAAAACAGTGCATAAGTAGTTCAGATTTTTCTCCTGCGTCTTGGGTGTAGGTAAGGTGTTGAAAAAGTTACGTATTGTTCTCTCTGAAATCAAATGCTCATGTTCAGCAAGGGGGTATGGAGATTGCAAATCAAGCTTTGACATGAGATCCTTGAGAGAACCTCCAAATTTTTCGCTATAGGCCTGTTTAAGTTCGTTAAACACTTGCTGATTAACTTCAATTGCTGCCATTGATAACCTCTTATAAGGTGCTAATATTTGTACAACTATGTTGCTATATAAAAATCATATCTGATTTGTAAAAATTCAGATTTGAGAAATAGGGTATCTTGTTTTTCGCGAATGATTTAGGTTTGCTATATAAGAATTAATCCATTATCAAAAAATTCAATAATTCAGGGTAAGTTTAAACAGTGACTAATCTTCTATGATAAAGCTAAAAAGTGTTCTTTATGTCAAATTGCCGTTGATTACCGCTTATTGCCGCTAAATGGTTTTAAATTTTTGGGTTAAAGTGTATTGAGATTAAGAAACCCCCAGCTTTTTGCCAGGGGTAGTAGTCTAGAATTTAGAATCTTTGACTATTGATTTGTTGCTTTAATGTTTACCAGCTTTTTGCTGCATTGCAGGAAGCAAAACCTGAATTAGTCCAGTCACTGCTCGCAATAAAATGGCACTAGCAATGATGAAGCTGACTACACTATCAGGTGGTAATTCGTCTGTAGGCTTTATTGTTACAGGCGTTGACACACAACAATCTATAGAAGTACTAGGATTAACTGACTGTTCTTGATTTTTTAGCATTGTGATTTCCTCTTCAAGACTTCAAGTCAAAACCCAGAGGAAACTCTGCATCATACTTTAGGAAGTATGATAACCTGAGATTAGATAATAAAGGTTTTGGTCTAGCAAGCCTCTGGGTTTCTAGGCCATTTTTCTGCCTTAAATATAGTATTACAGACCATATCGGCATTCCAGAAGTGCATTAGCAGGCAATATGGTGAAATTAACGGAATTTTAGTGCCCTAAGTTACTAATTTTTAGACTCATTTTTTACGCTTGTTTTTCTAGCACTAAGTCTTCTATCTTTTTGCCTAATTAATTAAAAAATATCTTAATCCTAAAGACTGAAAAGTATTTACTACTTGATATCAAGCTAATTAAGTAGATAGGCAAAATTAAAGTAGCGGAACAAATATCAAGGGCTAATAATAGTTTTCTTTTTTGCCCTCTGTATTGTCTTAACAGTAAATATTAATGCCAACCTACTTATGGAAGAGTAGAAAAGTATGTTTTAAGTAGTATAAATTACTTGATTTTCTACTGGATTAATGGATTATTTTCAATTTGTCGGTTACTGCAACCTGTTTAACAGATGTTGTACTGTCATTCTCTTGCTCGTCAAGATTTCCAAAATAATTCTTTGCTAAGAAATCTTCTCCACAACAGCCTTCTTTCCAGCTATCACCAGCCTTATGTTTGCATACATTTTTAACCAGACTTTTATTTATAGGAGTTTGACTCATGGTTGCTTACCTCTGCGATCTATAAATCTCTCAATGAAAAAAGTATACATTTAAACGGTAATAAGCGGCAATTAGCGGCAATATTGCAATGTTTTAAGTGGTTTTTTACAGAAATAAATTGCAGACTTATAGTAGTATTTTTTACATAAATACTGGATTATAGCATTTCTCCACAAGCGTGAGGTACATCGTAAGGGCACGGCAGTGCCGTGCCCCTACACCTTCCGATATGATGTTGTACTGCATCTGAATGGGAACCGCTATAAGTATTTTTTGACAAATAAAAAAAGGCAGTAGCATCAATTGCCATTGCCTTTTTTCAAAATTAGTTTCAGAGTTTATTACTGCATCAAATGTTACTAACGTTTATAATCGTCTGCGGGATCACCGTAGGGGTCTTCGCTGGCTGGGCGAATGTTGCGGTAAGATGCTGGATCTGCGGGATCGCCGTAGGGGTCTTCGCTAGCTGGGCGGACATCACCGTAAGATGCTAGGTCTGCGGGATCGCCGTAGGGGTCTTCGCTGGCTGGGCGGACATCACCGTAAGATGCTGGGTCTGCGGGGTCGCCGTAGGGATCTTCGCTGGCTGGGCGGACGTTACGATCGCGGAATTCAGGGTTTTGCTCACCTCGATCGCTGTTCGACCCTAACAGCAAATCCTTCGCCTTTCGCAAAAATTCATTTACCATGTTTTGTCTCCTTGTTTAGTTTCGTGTATTCCACGTGCGCGATCGGCGTTATCCTCCGGGAAACCCGCTTGAGATTTACACACGCTTGACTGAATCTACAGAGCTGGTGCTGCGGATGAAGTTATGCCAGTTAAATCACGACCTGAGGAACTCCCGTTATACCCTTGGAATTGCCGATACTCTTGCGCCTGAGATTCCGGTACTCGAATTCCTTCTGCTGGTGGGGTTACCCAATGGGCGCGATGTTCAGCATCACGGTAGTATACACGCCCATTCTTGGAAAGATAGTACTTACCTTGCGCTCCTTCTTGTGAAGCATTTTTATGCTGGTTGTACATGTAGTAAAGTGCCGCGGCTCCTGCCAAAAGTGCCACTTTTTGACCACCAGACAAGCCCTTTTTAACTTCGGGTTGATTTGTGGTGCGATCGCTCACTGTTCTACCAACGGTATCATCCACAGGTGGTGGCACTGAAGCATTTCGGGAACCGCCTCCGCAGCTACTCAGCAATGGCACTGTTAGCAATGCCGACAGCAATACTGCCAGCAAACGTGAAACTACTTTACCTTCTTTAAATATTGTAATCATCGTATCTCATCATCATCTACGTTTACTAAAAGCCTTGCTGTTGTAAGAACAGAGTTAGAGTTCCTGTCACTTTGCCTCGGATTGCAAAAACATTTACCGCTAATTTACAACAGCACAATTACAGCATTTGATTAACATAATGAGCGAATTTATCAAATATTCCATCCTGCCTTTGAGAGAAACTCACTTCATCCCAACGAAATAACTTGTTGATTTTTGATGAATTTATTTCCTGCAAAAACAAAAATATTCAGCAATTTCTCGGTTATTTTTGCGTGGCTCAATAACTTAAAAAGATACAGGTACTACGATGATATTTGTCAAAAAATACACTAAATATGACATCAAAAAACACAACCCAAACCATAACTCGTGTGCTTTTAGCTTTGTGGGATTTGGGAGGAATTCAGCAGCAAGTTAGTAAAGGTGTACTCACGAAACGAATTGTATCCAAAAATAAAAAGGTAGCAGATTATCAAGGCATATTCGAGGAATTACAGAACCAAGGAGCGATCGCCATTTCCAAAAAGGGATATTCTCTCATATCTCCCAAGGGTTTAGAGGTATTGGGTGACGGTTTGAGGAGTGGTGATTTTAAGTTTGAAGGGACGATTGTCGGAACTTGGGCGGCGAATGCGTTGGTGAAATGGATTGGTGAAATTGGTGTTGCGGTAGGTAGTGCAGATGTATCAGTCAATGGGAAGAGTGTGGCGATCGCTTCTTATGAGGAGTTTAAGTCAGTGGCGTTGGAAGTTTACGACAAGTTGAACTATGAGTACAACTTTAATCATCTGGTGCCAATTTATCGGATTAGGAGAGTAATCGGCGATCGGGTGAGTCGGACAGAGTTTAATGATTGGCTACTGGAAACGCAAGCTAACGATATTTTGCAACTACAGGGCGGGAGTGTAGAAGACAGCGCACCCGACAAAATTGAAGATTCGGTAGCTACAGAATTAGATGGATTACGCTGCTACGCCACGCGCCTGAAACCTTAAACCTTATTTAACTCTTCACACATTAACTTCACAACACTATGACTGTCACCACATCTACGATTGATGATCTAATTAAAAATCAAAATCCCTTTGCAGGCCATATTCTGGTCAGACCACCCCAAATCTGGGGTAAAAGTTTTCCTGATGTTCCCTTAATTAATGCTCATGCTTCTAATGCAGTTTTTGATGCTATTGATAAAGTCCGTAAAGGAAAACGTGAAACTGTAGGTATCACAATTACAGCAGAAAAAGGGTTAGGTAAAAGTCATATTATTAGTCGGATTCGCCACCAATTACAGACCGAAGATATTAGCTTATTTATCTATATGAGTAAGTATGATAACTTGAATCAAATTAAGTCTCTATTCCTGCAAAGTGTCGCATCTAGTCTGAGAGCTTTTGGTAGTCAAAAAGTAATGCAATGGCAGGAAATTGCAGCAGCTTTAATTAACGAAGCAAAACAGTGGCGATATACGCCTCAACAGTATATTAGTATGTATCCAGGTTGGTTAAGCAAACACTCAACTAAGGCGATAGTTTATTTGACAGAAAGTGTTCTGAAAATCAAGCCCGAAATAACCAATCCTTACATAGTGAAAGCAATTTTGTGGACACTTTCTCCAGTCCATATTAATTATGCAAGCTATTGGTTATCTGGTTTGGAATTAGCACAATCACAAGCTGAAGAAATGGGATTACCAAATCCTAAAAGCGAGGATAAGGAAGCTGAAGCACTAAGCACAGTGCGTCAAATTCTAGATATCACTAGTTATTATCGAGTTCCAGTGATTTGTTTTGACGAATTAGATATATATGATACTGCTGATAATGGATTTTTAGCAGCACAACTTATTGCAAGCTTAGTTAAGGATTTATATAACAGTCTCAAACAAGGTGTTTTACTGTTAGCAATGTATCCTCGTACTTGGGAAGACCAAATCAAGACTTTACCACAAGCTGAAGCAGTTATAGATCGATTAGTAAGCGATCAAGCTGACAGACAGCCTATAAAATTAAACTTTCTTAATTCTGATGATATCGTTGCTATAGTTAGTCAATGGTTACAAGATTTTTATGAGGAACATCAACAAACTGCACCTCATCCTCTCTACCCATTTGATGAAACTAAACTCAGAGAACTTGGTAAGAGTAGACCTACAGTTAGGTCAGTTTTGAAATGGTGTGCAGAGAATTTTGTACCTCCTTTAATACCGCCTTCACCACCTGCACATCCAGTTAAACCGTATTTCGATAATGAATTAGCAAATGTTGAGACTTCTATCGATTCATTAATGCAAGAAGAACAAACAATTACTGATGCTCTTTCGCTCGCTTTCAATAGTTTAATAGGTAAAACTTTAGAGGGAGTAACAATCGAATCAATTGAAGAAATAGAGCCTAGTGCAGTAAATAATGGTTTTATGGATTTCAAAATTATCGGCAATAATAAAAAAGTGAAGATTGGAGTAGATGTAGTTCAGCAAGATCGCACGGTTATCGGTGCTGCTTTGGGACGATTAATTGATTACAAAACATTCGACATAACTCGTGGTTGTTTGGTGCGTTCAAAGAAAATTAATTCAGGTGCAAAATTAGCTAGAGAGAATTTGAGAATACTGTTGCAAAATAAGGGTGGAGAGTGGGTAGGTTTGCAAAGCCAAGACATTAAACCTCTACTGGCGATATTATTCGTTTACCATAACCGTGAAAGCTACGAACTGACAGAAGAACAGATTTTTGATTTTATTGAGCAAAAGCAACTAGCAATCAATAATCCTTTGATTCGAGAAATTCTCAGCGATCCTTCTGGGCAAGAACCTACTAATTTAACTGATGATGGATTACCTATTAGTATTCCTCAAAGTGTTACTACTGGCGATTACGTTGAACTAAATCTATAGCTAATTATAAATGAATCAGCTGTTCTCAATTCCAACAGCACTGTGTCTACCAGCCCCTGATATTGAAGCCTTAATACAGGGGCGAACAATTGCAGCTTTACCTAAGATGTTTATTCGTCCTGGGCAGAGATTTGCACTTTATCCTACTGACTCTTCAGTTTCAATTAAAGCTTGGGCTAAATGTGAACTTTGTCAAATTTTAGACGAGACTAAGCCATTAGATATTTTGTCTAAATTAACAATATGGACACCAAAAGCGCTAAAAGAGATACTACGGCAACAAGAGTACCTTTTTTTAACTTACTTGCGTGTCTATCAATTACCTCAGTTACAAGAAATACCAGTTAATCCTAACATTCAGGAAAAGTTAGGGAAATTTGTTAGTTTACCTAATTCTCTAACGGTTTCTGAAGACAAGCCAATATTAAGCGATCGCACTTTCGCTCAACGCAAGCACCAACTAGAAAAATTAGAGCCACCACTACATCCTGAGCTTGAAGAATTACAAAGTGCGATCGCACAGTTATCTAATACAAACTCAAATGCACAGCAACTAGATAATGACATCAAAATTTTTCTAGGTTGGAATAGTAGAAAACTAGAAACTCTACCAGATTCAGATTTAGTTTGGGTTCAAAAAATTGCTGAAATTGGAAACTCTAGCGACGGACATACATTTGAAAAATTAGTTCGTAGAGGATTACTAAAATTAGGCTTTACAGGCTCAGGTTTAAATCCAGATGCAACTGGTGGCGCGGGAGGTATGGATTTTTACACTGAACATCCTTATCCAATAGTAGGAGAGTGCAAGGCAACTAAAACTGAGAAAGTTACTGATGGTACTCCTGCACAGTTATTAAAAATAGGTATGAACCATCTTGGTAAATTTCAATATGAAAATTCTCTGAAATTAATTGTAGCCGCTGGAGAACTAAATTTTTACGCCCTGAGAACAGCAACCGAAAATCAAATGAATGTTATTAGCCCTGAAACTCTACAAAAATTAGTTGAACTGCAAGCACATTACAAAAATTCTATCAACTTGTTAGAATTAAAAGAGTGTTTACAACAAAGTCCTTTTGGTTTAGCCGAAGATAAAGTTAATAGTTATATCGATAAAGTTGAGCAATCTATAAAGTTGCGATCGCAGATTACTATAGCAGTCAAAGAACTCTCTGAACAAGACAACGAAAATCCAAAAGCTACACACCAGAATTTCACAGTTACAGAAATTCGTGTTCATTACAATGCCACTCATAATCCCAAACTAACTGATGAGATAGTTCACGATTTATTGATAGAACTTTCTTCACCATTAACAGGCTATTTAGGACGAATTAAAGGTAGTGATTGGAAGAGCGATCGCTTTTACTTTCTACGCGATTTATCAACGAACCTAGAATAATTAAAAATATAGATAATATATCGCAGTTAACCCCAAGTCAAGATGCCAGCTTGATAATTAGCCACCAACGGCAGAATCTTTAGCCATTCTGAACCTAATAATATTTCTGTAATTTCATCACCTGCGATAACTGAAATCTCATACTCTTGTCCATTTAATTGCACATTATCTAAATACAAATCAAAAATTTTTTCACCCTGTGCAGTTCGTAGTTCTTGCTCACGAATAAATTGCCAATCTAGAGAATCTAAATCTTGTTTATTAATAGCTAAAAAGCCTGTGAAACCAGTGTCTAACATAGCATCCACAGGCAGATTTAATCCATCAGATGTAATCAAATCAATTTCAAAAAATAGCTGACCATTGCTACCAAAGATACCCTGAATCATATTGTACCAGTGGCTCCAGTTTGATTCAGGCAAAACATGCAGTGTACAGCATTTGGGTGTTTTTCGCGTGCTTTCTGGCTAGCTACTTCTATATCTTTATCAATGAAATA
It encodes the following:
- a CDS encoding translation initiation factor, translated to MVNEFLRKAKDLLLGSNSDRGEQNPEFRDRNVRPASEDPYGDPADPASYGDVRPASEDPYGDPADLASYGDVRPASEDPYGDPADPASYRNIRPASEDPYGDPADDYKR
- a CDS encoding DUF1802 family protein, whose product is MNQLFSIPTALCLPAPDIEALIQGRTIAALPKMFIRPGQRFALYPTDSSVSIKAWAKCELCQILDETKPLDILSKLTIWTPKALKEILRQQEYLFLTYLRVYQLPQLQEIPVNPNIQEKLGKFVSLPNSLTVSEDKPILSDRTFAQRKHQLEKLEPPLHPELEELQSAIAQLSNTNSNAQQLDNDIKIFLGWNSRKLETLPDSDLVWVQKIAEIGNSSDGHTFEKLVRRGLLKLGFTGSGLNPDATGGAGGMDFYTEHPYPIVGECKATKTEKVTDGTPAQLLKIGMNHLGKFQYENSLKLIVAAGELNFYALRTATENQMNVISPETLQKLVELQAHYKNSINLLELKECLQQSPFGLAEDKVNSYIDKVEQSIKLRSQITIAVKELSEQDNENPKATHQNFTVTEIRVHYNATHNPKLTDEIVHDLLIELSSPLTGYLGRIKGSDWKSDRFYFLRDLSTNLE
- a CDS encoding aspartyl protease, coding for MIQGIFGSNGQLFFEIDLITSDGLNLPVDAMLDTGFTGFLAINKQDLDSLDWQFIREQELRTAQGEKIFDLYLDNVQLNGQEYEISVIAGDEITEILLGSEWLKILPLVANYQAGILTWG